A single region of the Ctenopharyngodon idella isolate HZGC_01 chromosome 21, HZGC01, whole genome shotgun sequence genome encodes:
- the elnb gene encoding elastin b: MICFWGIKPTVWEWRGILQSRMARSKVPLLLHGFLLLVLCRPSLQGGIYIPAGAGGGAGAGLGAGVGTGAGLGTSTGTGPGGGFGPGIGGVGPGVGPGGVGTGLGLGAGPGGLGTGPGIGIRPGTGPFVKPPKTGGYLPGIGPGGTGVGPGAGSLAPGGVGPAGIGPVGIGPGGISPGGIGPGGIGPGGIGPGIGAVGTRPGGVIPGGTGPGAGDGTGGLGAGVGAGGKPPKPGYGGIPGTLGAGSLGGAGGLGGLGLRPGGAGLGGLLPGGFGVGPGAGGIGTGVPGQGVGLGTGVGGLGPGGVGPGGAGIGVGGKPPKTGYGGLGGIGQSGIFPGGVGPGGIVPGGVGSGGIVPGGTGQGGIFPGGVGTGGVGPGVFGPGAGRNPGKPGYSGPGGFGGGPFGTGSLGPLTPGGAGTGYPSGGSYGGYGGPGGLYPGAGTAGQKPPKPGIGPGGAGIGPGGAGFGPGGAGVRPGGVGIGIGGVGIGPGGTGIGPGGTGIGPGGTGIGPGATGLGPGGAGVGPGGVGIGPSGTGNGIEGVGVAPGGAPFLPQTGLPGTGTGTGGKVGKTGKAPVPGVGIPGLYQGGIVPGQGFGSRGILPGVATGSQTGQLGQGAVGANGGRGGFGQQIPGVFGGYPLISPKSGGTSAAKSQAKAAKYGAGGVPGLGGGLGVGGVPGAGGLPGIGGVPGAAGIPGIGGIPGLGGGLGVGGVPGAGGIPGTGVIPGTGGATPGVLYPGAGGVYPGGAGAKARKYASGIGTGGLPGSGLGVGGLGAGGLPGSGLGVGGLGAGGVPSSGLGVGGLGTGLGGLGGPLGSGLGAGGLPGPGVGTEGYAAAKARKYAQLGRQGGTLGTGGLPGGAAGVSGVGLGGVPDGGLGTGGLGTGGLPGGGLGGLPGGGAGGLSGGGVGGLPSGGSLGLPGSGTGYAEAKARKYGLLGGGAGLGPGTGLAAGIPGRLPGTGVGPGGAGSIPGTGVGQGGIPGVGYGPGGVPGGGFGPGSVPGSAFGPGEYARAKARKYGVTGGAGGMGLPGGLGGSLGSGTVPGVGAGGGTLSAGIGPGGAPIGGYGTGGVPAGGYGPGGVPAEGYGPGSGAYPGGPKALKYGPGGSGGAPGLGLQGQIGTSPAGGFGTGARPVGGYGPGIIGGPGSGFAGAALPGAVGAGSRGGLGPGYGTGAGGYGPGSKAAKYGLPGSGSVLGAGGIPGAGTGVAGGPGVLPGGLGVGLGTGVGYGGYGGYGGAQKLPKYGQPAGGVGSVLGGSVPATGGTGATGTGVGTGGVGGAGGIQDSGTKQDKYGVPGIIGGPTIPGSTAATGTDHGAGPKPGIDGVIGSPYGGTRGQGQAGGTKAPKTESGGPIEGSGVTGGPIDADGLDGAAGTRTPILAGERPGVSGAAPGGTGSPRPERVGDIGTLPGAKPLKPPGIGGGAIAGRGDTPGTIEGGPGSVGSGPGGVGGGPGGVGGVGGGLGGVGGGPGGVGGGLGGVGGGPGGVGGVPGGVGGGPGGIGGGLGGVGGGPGGEVKPPKVYGGTGGTGALGVGGVGGMGPAGVGGVGLLPGGGGLLPGGGAAGTGVGAQKPGKSYGGAGSLGASGILPGTGLRFPSGAAVGSKQGKVYGAAGTLGGLGGPDGYGAGPGGYGGGPGGYGGGPGGYGGGPGSAGGLGGPGLGLGYGPGALKPPKSYGRAGTLGGAGRGGIGGGLGGGLGVGPGGAGGIGGGLGVGPGGVGGGPGGVGVGGGYGGLGGAGGVGGLGGGAGSPVGTGGGLRYPGGAGTGKPGKSGFGTSALGGQGYQPGGGVPRYGTGVGPRAGYQQPYPGYGGTGAGGPGSAPLTPQQSKAAKYAALQGFLGAGGYRGGAGCQGKYCGRRRK, encoded by the exons ATGATTTGCTTTTGGGGGATAAAACCCACAGTTTGGGAGTGGAGAGGGATATTACAGAGCAGGATGGCCCGAAGTAAGGTACCTCTGCTCTTGCATGGATTTCTCCTGCTGGTTCTGTGTAGACCCTCCCTTCAAGGAG gaaTCTACATACCAGCTGGTGCAGGGGGAGGAGCAGGAGCTGGATTAGGGGCTGGTGTTGGAACTGGAGCTGGACTTGGAACCAGCACTGGAACTGGTCCAGGAGGTGGATTTGGTCCTGGAATCGGAGGTGTTGGGCCAGGAGTTggtcctggaggagttggaacAGGGTTAGGTCTAGGTGCTGGTCCTGGTGGACTTGGAACAGGGCCAGGAATTGGCATCAGACCTGGAACTG GGCCATTTGTCAAGCCACCTAAAACAG GAGGATATCTACCAGGAATTGGACCAGGTGGTACAGGTGTTGGTCCTGGAGCTGGATCACTTGCACCTGGAGGAGTTGGTCCTGCTGGTATTGGACCAGTAGGCATTGGACCTGGTGGCATAAGTCCTGGTGGCATAGGTCCAGGAGGCATTGGACCTGGCGGCATAGGTCCTGGCATTGGAGCCGTGGGAACTAGACCAGGAGGTGTCATACCTGGAGGCACTGGCCCTGGTGCTGGTGATGGAACTGGAGGCCTTGGAGCAG GTGTAGGTGCTGGTGGCAAACCCCCTAAACCTG GTTATGGGGGTATTCCAGGCACTCTTGGAGCTGGAAGTCTTGGTGGTGCTGGTGGTCTTGGAGGCCTTGGACTGAGGCCAGGGGGTGCTGGCCTTGGTGGTTTATTACCTGGTGGCTTTGGTGTTGGTCCAGGGGCTGGTGGCATTGGCACAGGAGTACCTGGACAAG GAGTTGGTTTGGGCACTGGTGTGGGAGGGCTTGGCCCTGGTGGAGTTGGTCCAGGAGGTGCTGGAATAG GTGTGGGAGGAAAACCCCCCAAAACAG gTTATGGAGGTCTTGGTGGCATTGGACAAAGTGGCATTTTTCCTGGTGGAGTTGGACCAGGTGGCATTGTCCCAGGTGGTGTTGGATCAGGTGGCATTGTGCCTGGTGGTACTGGCCAAGGTGGCATTTTTCCTGGTGGTGTTGGAACAGGTGGCGTTGGACCAGGTGTCTTTGGTCCTG GAGCAGGCAGAAATCCTGGGAAACCAG GTTATAGTGGGCCTGGGGGTTTTGGTGGTGGACCGTTTGGAACAGGAAGTCTTGGACCACTTACACCTGGAGGTGCTGGAACAGGCTACCCATCAGGTG GCAGCTATGGTGGATACGGTGGGCCTGGAGGTCTTTATCCTGGAGCTGGGACAGCTGGCCAGAAGCCACCAAAACCAG GAATTGGACCTGGTGGTGCAGGAATTGGTCCAGGCGGTGCAGGATTTGGACCTGGTGGTGCAGGAGTTCGGCCTGGAGGTGTAGGAATTGGAATAGGGGGTGTAGGAATTGGTCCAGGTGGCACTGGGATTGGACCAGGTGGGACAGGTATTGGACCAGGTGGGACAGGTATTGGACCAGGTGCCACAGGACTTGGTCCAGGTGGAGCAGGAGTTGGTCCTGGAGGTGTAGGAATTGGACCTAGTGGCACTGGAAATGGAATTGAAGGAGTAGGAGTTGCGCCTGGTGGAG CACCTTTTCTCCCCCAAACTGGATTACCTGGAACTGGGACAGGCACTGGGGGCAAAGTCGGAAAGACTGGGAAGGCACCAGTGCCAG GTGTTGGGATCCCTGGGTTATACCAAGGGGGTATTGTTCCTGGACAAG GCTTTGGCAGTAGAGGCATTCTGCCAGGTGTAGCCACAGGATCTCAAACTG GGCAGCTTGGTCAAGGTGCAGTTGGAGCCAATG GAGGCCGTGGAGGTTTTGGTCAACAAATACCAGGCGTGTTCGGTGGATATCCTCTTATATCACCTAAGTCTGGAG GCACAAGCGCTGCAAAGTCTCAGGCTAAAGCTGCCAAGTATG GGGCTGGTGGTGTTCCTGGTCTAGGTGGTGGACTTGGTGTGGGAGGTGTACCTGGTGCAGGAGGTCTGCCAGGAATAGGTGGTGTTCCAGGTGCAGCTGGTATACCAGGCATTGGTGGTATTCCTGGCCTAGGTGGTGGGCTTGGTGTAGGAGGTGTACCTGGTGCAGGTGGTATACCAGGCACTGGAGTCATCCCTGGAACTGGTGGTGCAACTCCTGGTGTTCTATATCCGGGAGCTGGTGGTGTCTATCCTGGAG GAGCTGGGGCAAAAGCCCGGAAATATG CTTCAGGGATAGGGACTGGTGGACTTCCTGGTTCTGGTTTGGGAGTGGGTGGTCTTGGAGCGGGAGGACTTCCTGGTTCTGGCTTGGGAGTGGGTGGCCTCGGAGCTGGAGGAGTTCCTAGTTCTGGTTTGGGCGTGGGCGGCCTTGGAACTGGTTTGGGTGGTCTTGGTGGACCCCTTGGTTCTGGTTTAGGAGCTGGTGGACTCCCCGGACCTGGAGTTGGTACTGAAG GATATGCTGCGGCCAAAGCAAGAAAATATG CTCAACTTGGACGTCAGGGTGGGACTTTGGGTACTGGAGGATTACCAGGTGGAGCAGCTGGTGTGTCTGGTGTTGGACTTGGTGGAGTACCTGATGGAGGTCTTGGGACTGGTGGACTTGGAACTGGTGGGCTACCTGGAGGTGGACTTGGTGGATTACCTGGTGGAGGAGCTGGTGGACTGTCTGGTGGTGGAGTTGGTGGTCTTCCTAGCGGTGGTTCTTTAGGACTCCCTGGCTCTGGAACTG GATATGCAGAGGCAAAAGCTCGTAAATATG GTTTACTTGGTGGAGGTGCTGGTTTAGGCCCAGGCACTGGATTAGCTGCAGGTATTCCAGGAAGATTACCAGGTACTGGTGTCGGACCAGGTGGGGCAGGGAGCATACCAGGAACTGGAGTTGGACAAGGAGGCATCCCTGGTGTGGGTTACGGTCCAGGAGGTGTACCCGGTGGTGGCTTTGGACCTGGGAGTGTTCCCGGAAGTGCATTTGGACCTGGAG AATACGCTAGGGCCAAAGCTCGCAAATATG GGGTTACTGGTGGAGCTGGTGGAATGGGATTGCCTGGAGGATTAGGAGGGTCACTTGGTAGTGGAACAGTTCCGGGTGTTGGAGCTGGAGGAGGAACACTAAGTGCTGGAATTGGACCAGGAGGGGCACCAATTGGTGGTTATGGAACTGGAGGAGTACCTGCAGGTGGTTATGGGCCAGGAGGAGTACCTGCTGAAGGATATGGACCTGGCTCTGGCG CCTATCCAGGTGGACCAAAAGCCCTAAAATATG GTCCTGGTGGGAGTGGAGGGGCTCCAGGACTTGGTCTGCAGGGTCAGATAGGAACCAGTCCAGCAGGAGGATTTGGTACAGGGGCAAGGCCAGTTGGTGGTTATGGTCCAGGGATTATAGGAGGTCCTGGGTCTGGATTTGCTGGAGCAGCACTGCCTGGTGCTGTTGGAGCAGGAAGCAGAGGAGGGCTTGGACCTGGGTATGGAACAGGTGCTGGAG GATATGGACCTGGATCAAAAGCAGCTAAATATG GTTTACCTGGTTCTGGAAGTGTCTTAGGAGCAGGAGGTATACCAGGAGCTGGAACAGGAGTGGCAGGAGGACCTGGAG TTCTGCCTGGAGGGCTTGGGGTTGGTCTTGGGACTGGTGTTGGATATGGGGGGTATGGAG GGTATGGAGGAGCACAAAAACTACCTAAATATG GACAACCAGCTGGTGGGGTTGGAAGTGTGTTGGGTGGGTCGGTACCAGCAACTGGTGGAACTGGGGCCACAGGTACTGGAGTTGGAACTG GTGGTGTAGGTGGGGCTGGAGGTATACAAGATTCAGGAACCAAGCAAGACAAATATG GGGTACCAGGCATCATAGGAGGACCAACAATTCCAGGTAGTACAGCTGCTACTGGCACAGATCATGGAGCAGGTCCTAAACCTGGAATTGATGGAG TGATCGGCAGTCCTTATGGTGGAACTCGAGGTCAAGGTCAAGCAG GTGGAACAAAAGCTCCCAAGACTG AATCTGGAGGACCAATAGAGGGATCAG gTGTTACTGGTGGGCCCATTGATGCTGATGGGCTTGATGGAGCTGCTGGGACAAGAACACCCATCTTAGCTGGAGAAAGACCAG GTGTGTCTGGAGCTGCTCCAG GTGGAACAGGATCGCCACGACCAGAGA GAGTTGGTGATATTGGAACATTACCGGGAGCCAAACCACTAAAACCCCCAG GCATTGGAGGTGGAGCCATTGCTGGACGTGGAGATACTCCAGGCACTATTGAAGGAGGACCTGGAAGTGTAGGCAGTGGTCCAGGTGGAGTTGGTGGTGGGCCAGGTGGAGTTGGTGGAGTTGGTGGAGGACTGGGAGGGGTTGGTGGTGGACCAGGTGGAGTTGGTGGAGGACTGGGAGGAGTTGGTGGTGGGCCAGGAGGAGTTGGTGGAGTTCCAGGTGGTGTTGGTGGAGGACCAGGTGGAATTGGTGGAGGACTGGGAGGAGTTGGTGGAGGACCGGGAGGAGAAGTTAAACCTCCTAAAG TTTATGGTGGTACAGGTGGAACTGGAGCTCTGGGAGTTGGAGGTGTGGGTGGAATGGGTCCAGCTGGAGTGGGAGGAGTAGGACTTCTGCCTGGAGGTGGTGGTCTGCTACCAGGAGGTGGAGCTGCAGGCACAGGAGTTGGGGCGCAGAAACCAGGCAAAA GTTATGGTGGAGCTGGAAGTTTAGGAGCCAGTGGGATCCTACCAGGAACCG gccTCAGGTTCCCCAGTGGGGCTGCAGTGGGCAGCAAACAAGGGAAAG TTTATGGGGCAGCAGGCACACTAGGTGGGCTTGGAGGCCCAGACGGATATGGAGCAGGACCCGGTGGCTATGGAGGTGGTCCAGGTGGTTACGGTGGTGGCCCGGGCGGTTATGGTGGTGGCCCAGGCAGTGCTGGTGGTCTTGGAGGGCCTGGACTAG ggCTTGGTTATGGTCCTGGCGCATTAAAACCACCAAAAA GCTATGGAAGAGCTGGAACACTAGGTGGGGCTGGAAGAGGAGGAATTGGTGGAGGTCTTGGCGGAGGTCTAGGAGTTGGACCGGGTGGTGCTGGTGGCATTGGTGGTGGTCTAGGAGTTGGACCAGGAGGTGTTGGGGGAggtcctggaggagttggagtGGGTGGAG